In a single window of the Diospyros lotus cultivar Yz01 chromosome 10, ASM1463336v1, whole genome shotgun sequence genome:
- the LOC127810992 gene encoding uncharacterized protein LOC127810992, protein MQANEGTTAMEVEKVSSEPKRVSFPSKPNFEPLKAHEISEGRVQFRKVSVPPHRYTPLKKAWMEIYTPIYEQMKVDIRMNLKARKVELKTRQDTPDISNLQKCADFVHAFMLGFDVIDAIALLRMDELYVESFEIKDVKTLRGEHLSRAIGRLSGKGGKTKFAIENSTKTRIVIADTKIHILGSFANIKIARDSLCSLILGSPAGKVYSKLRAVSARLAERF, encoded by the coding sequence ATGCAGGCTAATGAAGGTACCACTGCCATGGAGGTTGAAAAGGTTTCCTCTGAACCAAAGCGTGTGTCATTCCCATCGAAGCCAAATTTTGAGCCTTTGAAGGCTCACGAGATAAGTGAAGGTCGAGTTCAGTTTAGAAAGGTCTCTGTTCCACCACACCGGTATACACCCCTCAAGAAGGCATGGATGGAAATTTATACTCCAATATACGAGCAGATGAAGGTTGATATCCGTATGAATCTCAAGGCTCGGAAGGTTGAACTAAAGACCAGGCAGGACACACCTGATATCAGTAACCTCCAAAAGTGTGCAGATTTTGTTCATGCTTTCATGCTCGGGTTCGACGTGATAGATGCCATTGCCCTCCTGCGTATGGATGAGCTTTATGTTGAATCATTCGAGATCAAGGATGTTAAAACCCTTCGAGGTGAGCACCTGTCCCGTGCCATCGGTAGGCTGTCTGGTAAGGGAGGGAAAACAAAGTTTGCCATTGAGAACTCTACGAAGACGCGGATTGTGATTGCAGACACCAAGATTCACATCTTAGGATCATTTGCCAACATTAAAATCGCAAGGGATTCTCTTTGTAGTCTTATTTTAGGATCCCCTGCAGGGAAGGTATATTCAAAACTTAGAGCTGTTTCTGCCAGATTGGCAGAGAGGTTTTGA
- the LOC127810901 gene encoding fructose-bisphosphate aldolase, cytoplasmic isozyme 1 produces MPTTIFVTTYLDLSSPLPFPSHSLSLSLSLSLFLSCFHHPHTMSAFLGKYADELIKTAKYIATPGKGILAADESTGTIGKRLASINVENIESNRQALRELLFTSPGALSFLSGVILFEETLYQKTSDGKPFVDVLLEHGVVPGIKVDKGTVELAGTNGETTTQGFDSLGARCQQYYKAGARFAKWRAVLKIGPTEPSELSIQQNAQGLARYAIICQENGLVPIVEPEVLTDGSHDIKKCAAVTETVLAAVYKALNDQHVLLEGTLLKPNMVTPGSDSPKVGPVVIAEYTVTALRRTVPPAVPGIVFLSGGQSEEGATQNLNAMNKLEVLKPWTLSFSFGRALQQSTLKTWAGKKENLGKAQEVFLARCKANSDATLGKYAGDGAGGLASESLFVKGYKY; encoded by the exons ATGCCAACAACAATATTTGTGACCACCTATTTAGACCTCTCCTCCCCTCTTCCCTTTCcctcccactctctctctctctctctctctctctctctctttctttcttgcttCCATCACCCACACACCATGTCTGCCTTCCTGGGAAAGTATGCTG ATGAGTTGATCAAGACCGCCAAGTACATCGCCACGCCCGGAAAGGGCATCCTGGCGGCGGACGAGAGCACCGGCACCATTGGAAAGCGGCTGGCCAGCATCAACGTCGAGAACATCGAGTCCAACCGCCAGGCCCTCCGCGAGCTCCTATTCACCTCTCCCGGCGCCCTCTCCTTCCTCTCCGGCGTCATCCTCTTCGAGGAAACCCTCTACCAGAAGACCTCCGACGGCAAGCCCTTCGTCGATGTCCTACTCGAACACGGCGTCGTCCCCGGCATCAAGGTCGACAAGGGCACCGTCGAGCTCGCCGGCACCAACGGCGAGACCACCACCCAGGGCTTCGACTCCCTCGGCGCTCGCTGCCAGCAGTACTACAAGGCGGGCGCCCGCTTCGCCAAGTGGCGCGCCGTCCTCAAGATCGGCCCTACCGAGCCGTCGGAGCTCTCCATCCAGCAGAACGCGCAGGGGCTGGCACGCTACGCCATCATCTGCCAGGAGAACGGGCTGGTCCCCATCGTCGAGCCGGAGGTGCTCACTGACGGCAGCCATGACATCAAGAAGTGCGCCGCCGTCACCGAAACCGTTCTGGCGGCCGTCTACAAGGCGCTCAACGATCAGCATGTGCTCCTCGAAGGAACTCTCCTCAAGCCCAACATGGTCACTCCAGGCTCCGACAGTCCCaag GTGGGGCCAGTGGTGATCGCGGAGTACACGGTGACGGCGCTGCGGAGGACGGTGCCGCCGGCGGTGCCGGGGATCGTGTTCCTGTCGGGGGGGCAGAGCGAGGAAGGGGCGACGCAGAACCTGAACGCCATGAACAAGCTGGAGGTCCTGAAGCCATGGACGCTGTCGTTCTCGTTCGGGCGAGCTCTGCAGCAGAGCACGCTGAAGACGTGGGCGGGGAAGAAGGAGAACTTGGGCAAAGCGCAGGAGGTGTTCCTGGCCAGGTGCAAGGCCAACTCCGACGCCACCCTCGGCAAGTACGCGGGAGACGGCGCCGGCGGCTTGGCCTCCGAGAGCCTCTTCGTCAAGGGCTACAAGtattag